In Fusarium oxysporum f. sp. lycopersici 4287 chromosome 9, whole genome shotgun sequence, the genomic stretch CGTCTACGTCCTTGGCGTGGGCATGACCAAATTCATCAAACCCCGTGGCAAAGTCGACTATACTGAACTCGGTTTCGAAGCCGGCATCAAAGCTCTTCTCGATGCCCAAATCAACTACGATGATGTTGACCAAGGCGTTGCATGCTACTGCTACGGCGACAGCACATGCGGCCAGCGCGTCTTCTACCAATTCGGCATGACCCAAATTCCCATCTACAACGTCAACAACAACTGCTCAACAGGCAGCACTGGCCTTAACATGGCTAGAACCCTCGTTGAGCATGGCGCTGCTGACTGTGTCATGGTCGTGGGCTTCGAGAAGATGGCCGCGGGCAGTTTGCAGAGTAACTTCAAGGATAGAGAGAATCCTATCGGTACTACAGGAAAGATGATGGCTGAGACGAGGGGTGTCACGAACGCTCCTGGGGCTGCTCAGATGTTTGGTAATGCTGGAAGAGAGTATATGGAGAAGTGAGTACCTCTTATACAACACAAGTAGGATATAGTTGTACTAACTTATCTAGATACGGAGCAACGGCTGAGGACTTTGCAGAGATAGCACGCATCAACCATGCTCACTCACCCAAGAACCCTTACTCTCAGTTCCAACAAGTCTACACCAAGGAACAAGTCCTCCAATCTCCCATGATTCATGAACCTCTCACCAAACTCCAATGCTGCCCAACTTCAGACGGCGGCGCAGCAGCCATTATTGTATCGGAAGCTTTCCTCAACGCTCGTCCTCATCTGCGAGAACAGGCCGTCGAGATCGCAGGTCAGCACCTCGCAACTGACGCACCAAGTCTCTTCTCCGAAAGCTCTATTGATCTGATGGGCTATGAGATGACGCAGCGTGCTATGAAGGAAGCTACTCAACAAGCTGGTATTTCACCTCGTGATTGTCAGGTTGTGGAGTTGCATGATTGTTTCAGTGCAAATGAGATGATCACTATTGACGCTCTGGGTCTTTGTGACAAGGGTAAAGCACATGAGCTCGTTCGTGCAGGAGATATCACCTACGGAGGAAAATACGTCATCAAACCTTCGGGTGGTCTTATTTCCAAGGGTCATCCCCTCGGCGCAACAGGTATCGCACAATGCGCTGAGTTAGTCTGGCATCTTCGAGGCTGGGCAAACAACCGTGCTACGCCCAACACACGATACTGCCTTCAGCACAACCTCGGCCTTGGAGGTGCAGCGGTGGTTACTGTTTACAAGAGAGCAGATGGAGGAGTTGCTCAGGCTGTGAACTCGACTATGGTTGGAAATAGGAACAAGTTGGGATACAATCCTGCTGTTGAGGCCAAGGGATTCACGCAGGAGCAGGTTGATTTGGTGAGGAGTAAGAAGAATAGGAGTGAGTGGGCGTTGcaggatgttgagaagaaggtcgaggCGAGGTTTTGAGAAGAGTAAGTGATGCTGTTGGAAAGATTACCCAGGTAGTTAACGTGATGGAATAAATACTTATCATGAATATACCTACTGCTGTGCCACTCAGTACAAACCTGCACTTGATACGCCAGACACAATTCTCGAGGATGTATGTAACATATCAACCTAGAACCTCGGGATTCGGAAGATGTAGAATAGGAGTATGCACTATTGTAATAAGTTCGTATTAATTAAGCTTTTATTTGATGATTTGAAGTCTGACTGCCCAACTAGTGGATTCCATTATGGGTACATCACCTATTTTGTCACGGTATTGCATATCTTGAACATTTGCATGTTACTGAAAACCACCACTTTACATGATTGGCACGTAGATCACTTCAACCAAAATCGCAAATAAATACCCCTTTTCCAGCTCCTACTGTGTAAGATATCATCAGAATTTCTCTCCCTGACAACAATATAATAGTTGCAAACAAAAGCCGTTTGATATGGCTCGATCTAGCGACCTACCCCGGAATTGCGCGCAATATGGGGATATACTCTCCCGGAGGATGAAAACGCGATATACGTATTCAATTCAGACTGGGCAAAAGAGTTCTTCCCGTTGAGGACTCTAGGCCCCAGTACTATGGAAAATCCCAATGTATGCCTCCCTGCCCGTATTCAGGTTCCTATTCCTGCAGTGTACGATGTTTGCAGAGACGCCCGCCCCGTTGTTCATCGCTGGATGGCCAAGAACAGCATCCAATGGTATGATCGCCTGGAAACGGGTGAACATATTCTTGTCCGGCCATTTGATGTTCAGAGAGATATACTCTACGTGCCTCAAAATGACTGGGATATCTTTGAAGGGTTCGTCAATACCGATGAGCGTGACCCCAAGGAGCACCAGAGCATGTGCAACAAAATAATCAACCTCGGAGTCGCAGCTCATACCATGACGCAATTACAATGTGCTGAAGGCATTGTGAGACTAATGCTACGGGCACCCAACCTCAACAAGATATACATAATCTTCAGCGACCTCCCTCGCGTCAGAACAGTCACACTGCACCTACCATCGTACCGCGAGTGGTGGGGCAACGTGCCAGTTCAGCAACGATGTGAGCTGGCTTCGCAGCCGAAGCCTAACGAGACGGTTCATGTTCATCGGCTGGATAGGCATGAACATCTGGACCATGTTGAAAAGAATTATCTTCGAAATTGGCAGAAGGGAATGAATGAGGTTTGGCGGACAGTGATGGATGAATTCCCAGACATTGCTCACAGCGCTACCGGGGAGCTCAAGGCGCCCAGAGTTGATGTTTCCATCATGGAGGTGCCTACTTGGGATACTGTGAGGTAACACCAGGATAGTGATAGACCCATAGTCAGTAACATTAGATCTAGTCTGATATGGCCTATTGTCATAACAGGTGCAAGCAGGGCCTCATACATCGACCAAGTCATCGTTGGAAGCAACCATTAACTGGACGCACAATGCATCACCTAAAAGAGGCCACGCAGTTACATATATAGGTTAAAATTGTATTAAATGAACCGCAACTGAAGCAGTGAACGAAGTAGAGAATTCCCAGTCAATTACTGAGTTAGGAACTATTGTCGTTGCACTGATCAACCTATACCACTTACACAGGTTATCCACGCTATTGTAGGTATTGAAGCCCAACAaaatcatcaccaccatcaacatTTGTAATATTCTCAGACTTGGCCCGTAACGAAATTGCATTTCAGCAGATCCCTGCAAGGCTCATGTTACGTTGTCCACGGCACTAATTGGCGGTATGAAACTGGAAGACAGAAAGGTAAAGCCCTAACTCGCTGTTACACGGCTATAAAACCCTCAGTCAGAGACGCGCTTCAGCGCGTCNNNNNNNNNNNNNNNNNNNNNNNNNNNNNNNNNNNNNNNNNNNNNNNNNNNNNNNNNNNNNNNNNNNNNNNNNNNNNNNNNNNNNNNNNNNNNNNNNNNNNNNNNNNNNNNNNNNNNNNNNNNNNNNNNNNNNNNNNNNNNNNNNNNNNNNNNNNNNNNNNNNNNNNNNNNNNNNNNNNNNNNNNNNNNNNNNNNNNNNNNNNNNNNNNNNNNNNNNNNNNNNNNNNNNNNNNNNNNNNNNNNNNNNNNNNNNNNNNNNNNNNNNNNNNNNNNNNNNNNNNNNNNNNNNNNNNNNNNNNNNNNNNNNNNNNNNNNNNNNNNNNNNNNNNNNNNNNNNNNNNNNNNNNNNNNNNNNNNNNNNNNNNNNNNNNNNNNNNNNNNNNNNNNNNNNNNNNNNNNNNNNNNNNNNNNNNNNNNNNNNNNNNNNNNNNNNNNNNNNNNNNNNNNNNNNNNNNNNNNNNNNNNNNNNNNNNNNNNNNNNNNNNNNNNNNNNNNNNNNNNNNNNNNNNNNNNNNNNNNNNNNNNNNNNNNNNNNNNNNNNNNNNNNNNNNNNNNNNNNNNNNNNNNNNNNNNNNNNNNNNNNNNNNNNNNNNNNNNNNNNNNNNNNNNNNNNNNNNNNNNNNNNNNNNNNNNNNNNNNNNNNNNNNNNNNNNNNNNNNNNNNNNNNNNNNNNNNNNNNNNNNNNNNNNNNNNNNNNNNNNNNNNNNNNNNNNNNNNNNNNNNNNNNNNNNNNNNNNNNNNNNNNNNNNNNNNNNNNNNNNNNNNNNNNNNNNNNNNNNNNNNNNNNNNNNNNNNNNNNNNNNNNNNNNNNNNNNNNNNNNNNNNNNNNNNNNNNNNNNNNNNNNNNNNNNNNNNNNNNNNNNNNNNNNNNNNNNNNNNNNNNNNNNNNNNNNNNNNNNNNNNNNNNNNNNNNNNNNNNNNNNNNNNNNNNNNNNNNNNNNNNNNNNNNNNNNNNNNNNNNNNNNNNNNNNNNNNNNNNNNNNNNNNNNNNNNNNNNNNNNNNNNNNNNNNNNNNNNNNNNNNNNNNNNNNNNNNNNNNNNNNNNNNNNNNNNNNNNNNNNNNNNNNNNNNNNNNNNNNNNNNNNNNNNNNNNNNNNNNNNNNNNNNNNNNNNNNNNNNNNNNNNNNNNNNNNNNNNNNNNNNNNNNNNNNNNNNNNNNNNNNNNNNNNNNNNNNNNNNNNNNNNNNNNNNNNNNNNNNNNNNNNNNNNNNNNNNNNNNNNNNNNNNNNNNNNNNNNNNNNNNNNNNNNNNNNNNNNNNNNNNNNNNNNNNNNNNNNNNNNNNNNNNNNNNNNNNNNNNNNNNNNNNNNNNNNNNNNNNNNNNNNNNNNNNNNNNNNNNNNNNNNNNNNNNNNNNNNNNNNNNNNNNNNNNNNNNNNNNNNNNNNNNNNNNNNNNNNNNNNNNNNNNNNNNNNNNNNNNNNNNNNNNNNNNNNNNNNNNNNNNNNNNNNNNNNNNNNNNNNNNNNNNNNNNNNNNNNNNNNNNNNNNNNNNNNNNNNNNNNNNNNNNNNNNNNNNNNNNNNNNNNNNNNNNNNNNNNNNNNNNNNNNNNNNNNNNNNNNNNNNNNNNNNNNNNNNNNNNNNNNNNNNNNNNNNNNNNNNNNNNNNNNNNNNNNNNNNNNNNNNNNNNNNNNNNNNNNNNNNNNNNNNNNNNNNNNNNNNNNNNNNNNNNNNNNNNNNNNNNNNNNNNNNNNNNNNNNNNNNNNNNNNNNNNNNNNNNNNN encodes the following:
- a CDS encoding sterol carrier protein 2, which codes for MPEKKKSPVYVLGVGMTKFIKPRGKVDYTELGFEAGIKALLDAQINYDDVDQGVACYCYGDSTCGQRVFYQFGMTQIPIYNVNNNCSTGSTGLNMARTLVEHGAADCVMVVGFEKMAAGSLQSNFKDRENPIGTTGKMMAETRGVTNAPGAAQMFGNAGREYMEKYGATAEDFAEIARINHAHSPKNPYSQFQQVYTKEQVLQSPMIHEPLTKLQCCPTSDGGAAAIIVSEAFLNARPHLREQAVEIAGQHLATDAPSLFSESSIDLMGYEMTQRAMKEATQQAGISPRDCQVVELHDCFSANEMITIDALGLCDKGKAHELVRAGDITYGGKYVIKPSGGLISKGHPLGATGIAQCAELVWHLRGWANNRATPNTRYCLQHNLGLGGAAVVTVYKRADGGVAQAVNSTMVGNRNKLGYNPAVEAKGFTQEQVDLVRSKKNRSEWALQDVEKKVEARF